The proteins below come from a single Agrobacterium vitis genomic window:
- a CDS encoding helicase-related protein, translated as MILSGRSVIAVLGPTNTGKTHYAIERMVAHGSGMIGLPLRLLAREVYTRVVERVGAAHVALITGEEKITPPNARFSVCTVEALPRETKVAFVAIDEIQLAGDLERGHIFTDRLLHLRGREETLLLGSATMKPILQHLLPGITVVERPRLSQLFYAGEKKITRLPQRTAIVAFSADEVYSIAELIRRQRGGAAVVLGALSPRTRNAQVGLYQSGDVEYLVATDAIGMGLNLDVDHVAFAQDRKFDGYQFRNLNPGELGQIAGRAGRHLKDGTFGVTGRVDPFEPELVERLQSHHFDPVKVLQWRTAQFDFSSIANLRRSLDAAPKVAGLVRALPAIDQQALDYLARYPEVQDLASSPNRVSLLWDACALPDYRRITPAQHADLILTLYSDLARHGSVNEDFMAEQVHRSDRTDGEIDTLSARIAQIRTWTYVSNRPGWLADPTHWQEKTREIEDRLSDALHERLTKRFVDRRTSVLMKRLRENGMLEAEISVNGDVFVEGHHVGQLSGFRFTPISGTEGPDAKAVQTAAQKALGLEFEARAARLHASGNGDLALSSDGLVRWLGDPVARLTGSDHIMRPRILLLADEPLSGNAREHVVARIERFVNHHISTILKPLDDLSRAEDLQGLSKGLAFQLVEGLGILFRRDVTEEVKSLDQDARASMRRYGVRFGAYHIFMPALLKPAPAELITLLWALKNDGLDKPGYGDLIPVLAAGRTSVVTDPSFERNFYKLAGFRFLGKRAVRIDILERLADLIRPLLQWKPGTTPRPDGAYDGRRFTTTTAMLSILGATPDDMEEILKGLGYRADAVKAEEAQAYLGTQDDKPAAAAANAPTQTTESVEKTDEDDADQHGEASATETVAAEPAALEIVPSAEISAEATPEAPAEAKEAEVAATEAPSADLLANPEGPTEPKPVLLWRPGGRNDNQRQAGRPQQGDRRPQGAKRAPQQGEQKPDARTEGARTEGGRDRDDKRREGGHHGKPRDRDGNRDKHANRGDRDDRGPRKDRDRDTKSAQPQRFEAKPPRKEKPIDPDSPFAKLAALKEQMKK; from the coding sequence ATGATCCTGAGCGGCCGCAGCGTGATTGCTGTGCTGGGGCCGACCAATACGGGCAAGACCCATTATGCCATCGAGCGCATGGTTGCCCATGGGTCGGGTATGATCGGCCTGCCTTTGCGGTTGCTGGCGCGCGAAGTTTATACGCGGGTGGTCGAGCGGGTCGGCGCGGCGCATGTCGCCCTTATCACGGGCGAGGAAAAGATCACCCCGCCCAATGCACGGTTTTCTGTCTGCACCGTCGAAGCGCTGCCGCGCGAAACCAAAGTCGCCTTTGTCGCCATTGATGAAATCCAGTTGGCGGGCGATCTCGAGCGCGGCCATATTTTTACCGACCGGCTTTTGCATCTGCGCGGACGCGAGGAAACCCTGTTGCTAGGCTCGGCGACCATGAAGCCGATCCTTCAGCATCTTCTGCCGGGTATTACTGTCGTTGAGCGTCCACGCCTGTCGCAGCTGTTTTATGCTGGCGAAAAGAAGATCACCCGGCTGCCGCAGCGCACGGCGATTGTCGCCTTCTCCGCCGACGAGGTCTATTCCATTGCCGAATTGATCCGTCGCCAGCGCGGCGGAGCGGCTGTGGTGCTCGGCGCACTCAGCCCGCGCACCCGCAATGCCCAGGTCGGCCTCTATCAATCCGGCGATGTCGAATATCTTGTCGCAACCGATGCGATCGGCATGGGCCTCAACCTCGATGTCGATCATGTTGCCTTTGCCCAGGACCGCAAGTTCGATGGCTATCAGTTTCGCAATCTCAACCCCGGAGAACTGGGCCAGATTGCCGGGCGCGCCGGACGCCATCTGAAAGATGGTACTTTTGGGGTGACGGGACGGGTCGATCCCTTTGAGCCGGAACTGGTGGAACGGTTGCAAAGCCATCATTTCGATCCGGTCAAGGTGCTGCAATGGCGCACCGCCCAATTCGATTTTTCCTCGATTGCCAACCTGCGCCGCAGCCTGGATGCCGCCCCCAAGGTGGCGGGACTGGTGCGGGCGCTGCCGGCAATCGATCAGCAGGCGCTGGATTATTTGGCCCGCTATCCGGAAGTCCAGGACCTTGCTTCGTCACCAAATCGGGTCTCGCTGCTGTGGGATGCCTGCGCATTACCGGATTATCGGCGAATTACCCCGGCACAACATGCCGATCTGATTCTTACCCTCTATTCCGACCTTGCCCGGCACGGTAGTGTGAACGAAGATTTCATGGCAGAGCAGGTGCATCGCTCCGACCGGACAGACGGCGAGATAGATACTCTTTCTGCGCGCATTGCGCAGATCCGAACTTGGACGTATGTGTCGAACCGGCCAGGTTGGCTTGCCGATCCGACACACTGGCAAGAAAAGACGCGGGAAATCGAAGATCGATTGTCTGACGCGTTACATGAAAGGTTGACGAAACGCTTTGTTGATCGCAGGACATCTGTGCTTATGAAGCGCTTGAGAGAGAATGGGATGCTGGAAGCTGAAATCAGTGTGAACGGTGATGTCTTCGTTGAGGGACATCACGTGGGCCAACTCTCCGGATTCCGGTTTACGCCGATCTCTGGAACCGAGGGGCCGGACGCCAAGGCGGTGCAAACTGCTGCCCAAAAGGCGCTTGGCCTGGAATTCGAAGCGCGGGCTGCAAGATTGCATGCTTCGGGCAATGGGGATCTGGCGCTCAGTTCCGACGGTCTCGTCCGGTGGCTGGGTGATCCCGTCGCCCGGCTGACCGGCTCGGATCACATCATGCGCCCCCGCATTCTGCTGCTGGCGGACGAACCGCTGAGCGGCAATGCCCGCGAGCACGTCGTCGCCCGCATCGAGCGCTTCGTCAATCATCATATCTCGACCATTCTGAAGCCACTCGACGATCTGTCGCGGGCCGAGGACCTGCAAGGCCTCTCCAAGGGATTGGCCTTCCAGCTGGTGGAAGGGCTTGGAATTCTGTTCCGCCGCGATGTCACCGAAGAGGTCAAGTCGCTGGACCAGGATGCACGCGCCTCCATGCGCCGCTACGGCGTGCGCTTCGGCGCCTATCACATCTTCATGCCGGCCCTGTTGAAGCCAGCACCGGCCGAACTGATCACCCTGCTCTGGGCCTTGAAGAACGATGGCCTGGACAAGCCCGGCTATGGCGATCTCATTCCGGTTCTGGCCGCAGGCCGCACCTCAGTGGTGACTGATCCGAGCTTTGAGCGCAATTTCTATAAGCTGGCGGGCTTCCGCTTCCTGGGCAAGCGGGCCGTGCGCATCGATATTCTGGAGCGGTTGGCGGATCTGATCCGTCCACTGCTGCAATGGAAGCCAGGCACCACGCCGCGCCCGGACGGTGCTTACGATGGCCGCCGCTTCACCACCACCACGGCCATGCTCTCCATCCTCGGTGCGACACCCGATGACATGGAAGAAATCCTGAAAGGCCTCGGCTACCGTGCCGATGCCGTCAAGGCAGAAGAGGCCCAGGCCTATCTCGGCACCCAGGACGACAAGCCTGCCGCAGCAGCTGCCAATGCACCAACGCAGACAACCGAAAGCGTCGAAAAAACCGACGAAGACGATGCGGATCAGCATGGCGAAGCCTCAGCGACGGAAACTGTCGCTGCTGAACCGGCAGCGCTCGAGATCGTTCCAAGTGCTGAGATCAGCGCCGAAGCAACACCAGAAGCACCAGCGGAGGCCAAAGAGGCCGAAGTTGCAGCGACCGAGGCTCCATCCGCTGACCTTCTTGCCAATCCGGAAGGACCAACGGAACCCAAGCCGGTTCTGCTGTGGCGTCCTGGTGGACGCAACGACAACCAGCGCCAGGCCGGACGTCCACAACAGGGCGACCGCCGTCCGCAGGGTGCAAAGCGCGCCCCGCAGCAGGGCGAGCAGAAGCCGGACGCTCGTACCGAAGGTGCCCGTACAGAAGGTGGACGTGACCGCGACGACAAGCGCCGCGAGGGTGGCCATCACGGCAAGCCCCGCGACCGCGACGGCAACCGTGACAAACACGCAAACCGGGGCGACCGCGATGATCGCGGTCCGCGTAAGGATCGCGACCGGGACACGAAGTCAGCCCAGCCGCAGCGTTTCGAGGCAAAGCCGCCGCGCAAGGAAAAGCCGATCGATCCGGATTCTCCTTTCGCCAAACTGGCTGCCTTGAAGGAGCAGATGAAGAAGTAA
- a CDS encoding DUF3309 family protein: MLGTILVIILILLLLGALPTWGHSRNWGYGPSGGLGLVVVIIIILLLMGRI; the protein is encoded by the coding sequence ATGCTAGGCACAATTCTCGTCATCATCCTCATATTGTTGCTGCTTGGGGCACTTCCGACTTGGGGTCATAGCCGCAACTGGGGCTATGGTCCGTCCGGCGGCTTGGGTTTGGTTGTGGTCATCATCATTATTCTGCTGCTTATGGGCCGTATCTGA
- a CDS encoding YMGG-like glycine zipper-containing protein yields MKKTVIAVAMLLPMIASCTPTERGASIGAASGAVIGGVATNSVGGAAVGAVGGGVIGALIGQSTERRGYCVYRDRYGRQYERRCR; encoded by the coding sequence ATGAAAAAGACAGTGATTGCAGTCGCCATGCTCTTGCCGATGATTGCGTCTTGTACGCCGACGGAGCGCGGTGCCTCGATTGGTGCAGCATCCGGCGCGGTCATCGGTGGCGTTGCTACCAATTCGGTTGGGGGCGCTGCGGTGGGTGCCGTCGGCGGTGGTGTGATTGGCGCTTTGATTGGCCAGTCAACAGAGCGTCGTGGCTACTGCGTTTACCGTGACCGTTACGGTCGCCAATACGAGCGCCGTTGCCGCTAA
- a CDS encoding beta-ketoacyl-ACP reductase, with translation MSRVALVTGGTRGIGAAISTALKAAGYTVAANYAGNDEAAKAFEAETGIPVFKWDVSSYEACKQGIAAVEAALGPVEILVNNAGITRDAMFHKMTPEQWNDVIGTNLSGLFNVTHPVWTGMRDRSFGRVINISSINGQKGQMGQANYSAAKAGDLGFTKALAQEGAAKNITVNAICPGYIGTEMVRAIPEKVLNERIIPQIPVGRLGEPEEIARIVVFLASDDAGFITGSTISANGGQFFV, from the coding sequence ATGAGCAGGGTAGCTTTGGTAACCGGCGGAACACGTGGCATCGGCGCAGCAATTTCAACGGCATTGAAGGCAGCTGGATATACGGTTGCCGCCAATTATGCTGGCAATGACGAGGCCGCAAAGGCATTTGAAGCCGAAACCGGCATTCCGGTCTTTAAATGGGACGTCTCCTCCTACGAGGCTTGCAAGCAGGGCATTGCTGCCGTCGAGGCGGCCCTCGGGCCGGTTGAAATCCTGGTCAACAACGCCGGGATCACCCGCGACGCCATGTTCCATAAAATGACGCCTGAGCAGTGGAACGATGTGATCGGCACCAATCTGAGCGGTCTGTTCAATGTCACCCACCCGGTCTGGACGGGCATGCGCGACCGCAGCTTTGGCCGCGTCATCAACATTTCCTCCATCAACGGCCAGAAGGGCCAGATGGGCCAAGCCAATTATTCTGCCGCCAAGGCTGGCGATCTCGGCTTTACCAAGGCGCTTGCCCAGGAAGGTGCGGCGAAGAATATTACCGTCAACGCCATTTGCCCGGGCTATATCGGCACGGAAATGGTCCGGGCGATCCCGGAAAAAGTCTTGAACGAGCGGATCATTCCGCAAATTCCGGTCGGACGCCTCGGCGAACCGGAGGAAATTGCCCGTATCGTGGTGTTTCTCGCTTCCGATGACGCCGGTTTCATCACCGGCTCAACGATTTCCGCCAATGGTGGCCAATTCTTCGTCTGA
- a CDS encoding acetyl-CoA C-acetyltransferase — protein sequence MSTPSIVIASAARTAVGSFNGAFANVAAHDLGATAIKAVLERAGIEAAEVDEVILGQILTAGQGQNPARQAAMKAGIPQEKTAWGLNQLCGSGLRAVALGMQQIATGDASIIIAGGQESMSLAPHCAHLRAGTKMGDMKMIDTMIKDGLTDAFYGYHMGVTAENVARQWQLTRDEQDAFAVASQNKAEAAQAAGRFKDEIVPVTVPGRKGDVIVDADEYIRAGATLDSMTKLRPAFDKEGTVTAGNASGINDGAAAALLMTEAEAVRRGIQPLARIASWATAGVDPKIMGTGPIPASRKALEKAGWSVNDLDLVEANEAFAAQACAVNKDLGWDTSIVNVNGGAIAIGHPVGASGARILNTLLFEMKRRGAKKGLATLCIGGGMGVAMCIEGL from the coding sequence ATGTCTACGCCTTCCATCGTCATTGCCAGCGCGGCTCGAACGGCAGTTGGCTCTTTCAACGGGGCATTTGCCAACGTTGCCGCGCATGATCTGGGTGCGACCGCAATCAAGGCCGTGCTGGAACGCGCCGGCATCGAGGCAGCCGAAGTCGACGAAGTGATCCTCGGCCAAATCCTGACCGCCGGCCAGGGCCAGAACCCCGCCCGCCAGGCCGCCATGAAGGCTGGCATTCCGCAGGAAAAAACTGCCTGGGGCCTGAACCAGCTTTGCGGCTCCGGCTTGCGCGCCGTGGCACTCGGCATGCAGCAGATCGCCACCGGCGACGCCTCGATCATCATTGCTGGCGGCCAGGAATCCATGTCGCTTGCCCCCCACTGCGCCCATTTGCGCGCCGGCACCAAGATGGGCGACATGAAAATGATCGACACCATGATCAAGGACGGCCTGACCGATGCCTTCTACGGCTATCACATGGGTGTCACCGCCGAAAATGTTGCCCGCCAGTGGCAGTTGACCCGCGACGAGCAGGACGCCTTTGCGGTTGCCTCGCAAAACAAGGCCGAAGCCGCCCAGGCCGCAGGACGGTTCAAGGACGAAATCGTCCCGGTCACTGTGCCCGGCCGCAAGGGCGATGTGATCGTTGATGCCGATGAATATATCCGCGCAGGTGCGACCCTGGACAGCATGACCAAGCTGCGTCCCGCTTTCGACAAGGAAGGCACCGTCACCGCCGGGAATGCATCTGGCATCAATGACGGAGCCGCCGCCGCCCTGCTGATGACCGAAGCTGAAGCCGTCCGTCGCGGTATCCAGCCTTTGGCGCGCATCGCCTCCTGGGCCACAGCTGGCGTCGATCCGAAGATCATGGGCACAGGTCCGATCCCCGCATCCCGCAAGGCGCTTGAAAAGGCTGGCTGGAGCGTGAACGATCTCGATCTCGTTGAGGCCAACGAAGCCTTTGCCGCCCAGGCCTGCGCCGTCAACAAGGATCTTGGCTGGGATACGTCAATCGTCAATGTCAATGGCGGCGCCATTGCCATCGGCCACCCGGTCGGGGCGTCTGGTGCCCGTATTCTCAACACCCTGCTGTTTGAAATGAAACGGCGCGGCGCAAAGAAGGGTCTGGCGACCCTGTGCATCGGTGGTGGCATGGGCGTTGCCATGTGCATCGAAGGTCTCTGA